Proteins encoded in a region of the Takifugu flavidus isolate HTHZ2018 chromosome 10, ASM371156v2, whole genome shotgun sequence genome:
- the chd4b gene encoding chromodomain-helicase-DNA-binding protein 4 isoform X3, translated as MSGSEDEREDFGAADEHSLLPGEDDLDDALSEVEEVPKSKKKKKAKKSSRESRSSKRQRPIREEFPVSSPEHLIGSEAADRDPDEGAMRSESEGSDYAPGKKKKKRSSSAKDKKKSASAEKGSSSASKSKRKDPEPDDDDDDEEDCQPKSSAQLLEAWGMKDIDHVFTQEDYNALTNYKAFSQFVRPLIAAKNPKIAVSKMMTLMMAKWREFSTNNPLKGSATANAALAAANVAAAVENMVATGTEGASETAVAASAAPAAPAVAAAAPVVPQPAPAPPLRKAKTKEGKGPNARKKSKPAPKPPPKSKPKKVAPLKIKLGGLNSKRKRSSSDEDEPDVDSDFDDGSFSVSDGSNRSSRPKKKPKSSKKKKKVETEDGDGYETDHQDYCEVCQQGGEIILCDTCPRAYHMVCLDPDMEKAPEGKWSCPHCEKEGIQWEAKDDLSEGEGEDEEDRRDEGVEEEDDHHIEFCRVCKDGGELLCCDTCPSSYHIHCLNPPLPEIPNGEWICPRCKCPPMKGKVQKVLTWRWGEPPAPTPVPRPADLPPDAPDPPPLAGRREREFFVKWCNMSYWHCSWVLELQLELNCQVMFRNYQRKTDMDEPPPVDFGGEGDDDKSSKRKNKDPLIARMEEEICRYGVKMEWLMIHRVLNHSVDKKNNVHYLIKWRDLPYDQSTWESEDMDIPEYDPYKQTYWNHRELMVGEEGRPGKKLKKTVKVKKAERPPANPVVDPTIKFDRQPDYLDSTGGTLHPYQLEGLNWLRFSWAQATDTILADEMGLGKTVQTAVFLYSLYKEGHSKGPFLVSAPLSTIINWEREFEMWAPDMYVVTYVGDKDSRAVIRENEFSFEGNAIRGGKKASKMKKDSTVKFHVLLTSYELITIDQAVLGSIEWACLVVDEAHRLKNNQSKFFRVLNNYQLQHKLLLTGTPLQNNLEELFHLLNFLTPERFNNLEGFLEEFADIAKEDQIKKLHDMLGPHMLRRLKADVFKHMPSKTELIVRVELSPMQKKYYKFILTRNFEALNTRGGGNQVSLLNVVMDLKKCCNHPYLFPAAATEAAKLPNGMYEGNSLVKSSGKLMLLQKMMRKLKEGGHRVLVFSQMTKMLDLLEDFLENEGYKYERIDGGVTGNMRQEAIDRFNAPGAPQFAFLLSTRAGGLGINLASADTVIIYDSDWNPHNDIQAFSRAHRIGQNRKVMIYRFVTKASVEERITQVAKKKMMLTHLVVRPGLGSKTGSMSKQELDDILKFGTEELFKDEIGDGDNKEDDSSVIHYDDHAIDRLLDRNQDATEDTELQSMNEYLSSFKVAQYVVKDEDDEEEEVEREVIKQEESVDPDYWEKLLRHHYEQQQEDLARNLGKGKRTRKPVNYNDGSQEERDWQEDQSDNQSDYSVASEEGDEDFDERSEANSRRPNRKGLRNDRDKPLPPLLARVGGNIEVLGFNARQRKAFLNAVMRYGMPPQDAFTNQWLVRDLRGKSEKEFKAYVSLFMRHLCEPGADGAETFADGVPREGLSRQHVLTRIGVMSLIRKKVQEFEHVNGQWSMPWMAELEENKRAAALAAGEDPKTPSTGTPADTQPNTPIPEDLSKLDEKEEGKKDCEDGKGTKKMDDSEIIEIPDESEKSPDLEKKEVDSTAEKEEKSTGNGEGGKEKEAEDAGKDKEEKDKTSELDDAPAEVKAEGSDGKNSEAEVGKDEKMDTSSPVEEKKELKEEKDGVKTEEATKLQNGENAKEGATAAPVVNVSEEKKKATKQRFMFNIADGGFTELHSLWQNEERAATVTKKTFEIWHRRHDYWLLAGIIQHGYARWQDVQNDVRFAILNEPFKGEMSRGNFLEIKNKFLARRFKLLEQALVIEEQLRRAAYLNMTEDPAHPSMALNTRFSEVECLAESHQHLSKESMSGNKPANAVLHKVLKQLEELLSDMKADVTRLPATIARIPPVAVRLQMSERNILSRLASRGLRSPVKANHRPHSRCKCRADQ; from the exons ATGTCGGGCAGTGAGGATGAGAGAGAAGACTTTGGAGCCGCGGACGAGCATTCACTTCTTCCCG GTGAGGACGATCTGGACGATGCTTTAtctgaggtggaggaggtgcccaagtccaagaagaagaagaaagctaaGAAAAGCAGCCgggagagcaggagcagcaagaGGCAGAGACCCATCAGAGAG GAGTTTCCAGTCAGCTCCCCAGAGCATCTAATTGGTTCCGAAGCAGCAGATAGAGATCCAGATGAGGGGGCTATGCGTTCCGAGAGTGAGGGAAGCGATTATGCCcccgggaagaagaagaagaagcgctCTAGCTCTGctaaagataaaaagaaaagtgcGAGTGCAGAGAAGGGAAGTTCGTCTGCCTCTAAGAGCAAACGCAAAGATCCAGAGCCtgacgatgacgacgacgacgaagaGGATTGCCAG CCTAAAAGCTCAGCGCAGCTTCTTGAGGCATGGGGCATGAAGGACATTGACCACGTATTTACTCAGGAAGACTATAATGCCCTCACTAACTACAAGGCCTTCAGCCAGTTTGTCAG GCCTTTAATTGCAGCTAAGAATCCCAAAATTGCTGTATCTAAGATGATGACATTAATGATGGCCAAGTGGAGAGAGTTCAGTACCAACAATCCTCTTAAG GGCTCTGCCACGGCTAACGCGGCCCTGGCGGCTGCCaatgtggctgcagctgtggagaACATGGTGGCCACCGGGACGGAAGGAGCCTCTGAAACTGCCGTTGCTGCTTCAGCCgcccctgctgctcctgctgttgctgccgctgCCCCCGTTGTGCCCCAGCCTGCCCCGGCGCCTCCGCTCCGCAAGGCCAAGACTAAAGAGGGCAAAG GTCCGAACGCTCGTAAGAAGTCAAAGCCCGCCCCCAAGCCCCCGCCGAAATCCAAACCCAAGAAGGTGGCACCACTCAAGATCAAATTAGGGGGACTCAACAGCAAGAGAAAACGCTCCTCT AGCGATGAGGACGAACCTGATGTTGACAGTGACTTCGATGATGGGAGTTTCTCCGTGTCCGATGGCTCCAACCGCAGCAGTCGCCCTAAGAAGAAACCCAAAagttcaaagaagaaaaagaaag TGGAGACGGAGGATGGCGACGGCTATGAGACGGATCATCAGGACTACTGTGAGGTTTGCCAGCAAGGAGGAGAGATCATCTTGTGTGACACCTGTCCAAGAGCTTATCACATGGTCTGCCTGGACCCTGACATGGAAAAAGCACCCGAGGGCAAGTGGAGCTGCCCACACTGT GAGAAAGAAGGCATCCAGTGGGAGGCCAAGGATGATCTCTCTGAAGGTGAaggggaggatgaggaagacaggagagatgaaggggtggaggaggaggatgaccaCCACATTGAATTCTGCCGGGTGTGCAAGGATGGAGGAGAGCTGTTGTGCTGTGacacctgcccctcctcctACCACATCCACTGCCTCAACCCTCCGCTCCCCGAAATCCCTAATGGAGAATGGATCTGCCCCCGCTGCAAG TGTCCACCAATGAAGGGTAAAGTCCAGAAGGTTTTAacatggaggtggggggagcCACCTGCCCCCACACCTGTCCCTCGGCCTGCTGACCTTCCACCCGATGCTCCTGACCCCCCACCACTGGCTGGGCGCAGGGAGAGGGAGTTCTTTGTCAAATGGTGCAATATGTCCTACTGGCATTGCTCGTGGGTGCTGGAGCTCCAG TTGGAGCTGAACTGCCAGGTGATGTTCCGTAACTACCAAAGGAAGACTGACATGGACGAGCCACCACCTGTGGATTTCGGAGGggagggtgatgatgataaaAGCAGCAAAAGGAAGAACAAGGACCCTCTTATTGCCCGCATGGAGGAGGAGATCTGCCGCTACGGTGTCAAGATGGAGTGGCTGATGATCCATCGCGTCCTCAACCACAG TGTTGATAAGAAAAATAATGTTCATTACTTAATCAAATGGAGAGATCTGCCTTATGACCAGTCAACCTGGGAGAGTGAAGACATGGACATCCCTGAATATGACCCCTACAAACAGACATACTGGAATCACAG AGAATTGATGGTGGGTGAGGAGGGCAGACCTGGAAAGAAGCTGAAGAAAACGGTTAAAGTCAAAAAAGCAGAGAGACCGCCGGCTAACCCAGTCGTAGAC cCTACCATTAAGTTTGATCGCCAGCCGGACTACCTGGACAGCACAGGTGGAACTCTGCATCCATACCAGCTGGAAGGACTAAACTGGCTCAGGTTTTCTTGGGCTCAAGCCACAGATACAATCCTTGCTGATGAGATGGGTTTAGGCAAGACTGTGCAGACTGCAGTGTTCCTCTACTCTCTTTACAAAGAG GGCCACTCCAAAGGTCCCTTCCTGGTCAGCGCTCCCCTTTCCACCATCATTAACTGGGAGAGAGAGTTTGAGATGTGGGCTCCCGATATGTATGTGGTGACCTATGTCGGAGACAAAGACAGCAGGGCTGTCATTCGTGAAAACGAGTTCTCCTTTGAAGGGAACGCCATCCGGGGCGGGAAAAAAGCCTCCAAAATGAAG AAAGACTCAACAGTCAAGTTTCATGTCCTGCTGACATCCTATGAGTTGATTACCATCGACCAGGCTGTGCTTGGCTCCATTGAGTGGGCTTGTCTGGTGGTAGATGAGGCGCACAGGCTGAAAAATAACCAGTCCAAG TTTTTCAGAGTCTTGAACAACTATCAGTTGCAACACAAGCTGCTGCTAACTGGGACTCCTCTTCAGAATAACTTGGAAGAGCTCTTCCACTTGCTGAACTTCTTGACCCCAGAGAGATTCAA CAACCTGGAGGGATTTCTTGAGGAATTTGCAGACATTGCCAAAGAGGACCAGATCAAGAAGCTCCACGACATGCTGGGACCACACATGCTCAGGAGGCTGAAGGCCGACGTATTCAAACACATGCCTTCAAAGACGGAGCTCATTGTTAGAGTGGAACTTAGCCCCATGCAGAA AAAATACTACAAGTTCATTCTTACACGCAATTTTGAGGCCCTGAACACGCGTGGGGGTGGAAACCAAGTCTCCCTGCTCAATGTGGTGATGGACCTTAAAAAATGTTGCAATCACCCCTACCTCTTCCCTGCAGCTGCCACA GAGGCAGCAAAACTTCCCAACGGCATGTATGAGGGGAATTCTCTGGTAAAGTCTTCAGGGAAACTGATGCTGCTCCAGAAGATGATGAGAAAGCTGAAGGAGGGGGGCCACAGGGTTCTTGTTTTCTCTCAGATGACCAAaatgctggacctgctggaggacttCCTGGAGAATGAGGGCTACAAATATGAAAGAATTGATGGTGGAGTCACTGGAAACATGAGGCAGGAGGCTATCGACCGCTTTAATG CTCCAGGCGCTCCTCAGTTTGCTTTCCTCCTCTCAACCAGAGCGGGTGGTTTGGGCATCAATCTTGCATCAGCTGACACCGTCATCATTTATGATTCTGACTGGAACCCCCACAACGACATCCAG GCCTTCAGTAGGGCTCACCGTATCGGCCAGAACAGGAAGGTGATGATCTATCGCTTTGTTACCAAAGCTTCTGTTGAGGAGAGGATTACGCAG GTGgcgaagaagaagatgatgctgaCCCATTTGGTCGTGCGACCTGGTCTTGGCTCCAAGACGGGCTCCATGTCTAAGCAGGAGCTCGACGACATCCTCAAGTTTGGAACAGAGGAGTTGTTCAAGGATGAAATTGGAGATG GGGACAATAAAGAGGACGACAGCAGTGTGATCCATTACGACGATCACGCAATCGACCGTTTGCTTGACAGGAACCAGGATGCCACAGAGGACACTGAGCTCCAGAGCATGAATGAGTACCTCAGCTCATTCAAAGTGGCCCAATATGTGGtcaaagatgaagatgatgag gaggaagaggtggaaagGGAGGTGATCAAACAGGAAGAAAGCGTGGACCCCGACTACTGGGAGAAGCTGCTCCGCCACCActatgagcagcagcaggaggatctTGCTCGAAATCTGGGCAAAGGCAAAAGAACTCGAAAGCCGGTCAACTACAATGATGGCTCCCAAGAGGAACGAG ACTGGCAAGAAGATCAATCTGATAACCAGTCAGACTATTCTGTGGCCTCTGAGGAAGGTGACGAGGACTTCGATGAGCGAAGTGAAG ctaaTTCCCGCAGACCAAACCGTAAAGGGTTAAGGAATGACCGGGACAAACCTCTACCTCCACTGTTGGCCAGAGTGGGCGGGAACATCGAG GTTTTGGGCTTTAATGCCCGACAGAGGAAGGCTTTCCTGAATGCTGTGATGCGTTATGGGATGCCTCCCCAGGATGCGTTCACTAATCAGTGGCTGGTGAGGGACCTTCGCGGGAAGTCTGAGAAAGAGTTTAA GGCCTACGTGTCGCTTTTCATGCGTCACCTGTGCGAGCCGGGAGCTGATGGAGCCGAGACCTTTGCGGACGGCGTCCCGCGTGAGGGTCTGTCTCGGCAGCACGTGCTCACCCGCATTGGTGTCATGTCGCTCATAAGAAAGAAG GTGCAGGAGTTTGAGCACGTGAACGGTCAGTGGTCGATGCCCTGgatggcagagctggaggagaacaagaGGGCTGCAGCTTTGGCTGCAGGCGAAGACCCAAAGACTCCTTCAACAGGGACTCCTGCTGATACGCAGCCAAACACTCCTATCccag AAGATTTATCTAAATTGGATGAAAAggaagagggaaagaaggaCTGTGAGGATGGCAAGGGAACCAAGAAGATGGATGATTCCGAG aTTATTGAAATTCCGGACGAGTCTGAAAAATCACCAGACCTTGAGAAGAAAGAAGTTGACTccacagcagagaaagaggagaagagtaCAGGAAAtggagaaggaggaaaggagaaagAGGCTGAAGATGCCGGCAAggacaaagaagaaaaggacaaaaccTCGGAGTTGGACGACGCTCCCGCTGAGGTCAAGGCCGAAGGTTCCGATGGAAAGAACAGTGAAGCCGAGGTGGGAAAAGATGAGAAGATGGACACCAGTTCAccagtggaggaaaagaaag AactaaaggaagaaaaagacgGTGTGAAAACGGAGGAGGCCACAAAGCTGCAGAACGGCGAGAACGCCAAAGAAGGTGCGACAGCTGCGCCGGTGGTTAACGTCAgcgaggagaagaagaaagcaacGAAGCAGAGGTTCATGTTCAACATCGCAGATGGAGGATTCACAG AGCTTCACTCACTGTGGCAGAACGAAGAGCGAGCCGCCACCGTCACGAAGAAAACTTTTGAGATTTGGCACCGTCGCCATGACtactggctgctggctggcatCATACA ACACGGTTACGCTCGGTGGCAGGACGTGCAGAATGATGTGAGGTTTGCCATCCTCAATGAGCCCTTCAAAGGCGAGATGAGCAGAGGAAACTTCCTGGAGATTAAGAACAAGTTTCTGGCACGCAGGTTCAAG TTGTTGGAGCAGGCGCTGGTGATCGAGGAGCAGCTGCGCAGGGCAGCGTATCTGAACATGACCGAGGACCCGGCCCACCCGTCGATGGCCCTGAACACTCGCTTCAGCGAGGTGGAGTGTCTGGCTGAGTCCCACCAGCACCTGAGCAAAGAGTCCATGTCTGGAAACAAGCCTGCCAATGCAGTTCTACATAAAG TTctcaaacagctggaggagcttctgAGTGACATGAAAGCCGACGTCACACGTCTCCCCGCGACCATCGCCAGGATACCCCCCGTTGCCGTGCGGCTTCAAATGTCCGAGAGGAACATCCTCAGCCGATTGGCCAGCCGGGGCCTGAGGTCACCAGTCAAAGCCAATCACAGACCTCACAGCAGATGCAAGTGCCGCGCTGACCAGTGA